A part of Acidimicrobiales bacterium genomic DNA contains:
- a CDS encoding 1-acyl-sn-glycerol-3-phosphate acyltransferase yields the protein MPQREPGHLQDVGRRVLGPVRKFLWRIHVEGLDRLPATGPAILAPNHVSFLDSAFLMLTLPRRITFVGKAEYMDSWKTKHLFPAMGMIPIDRSGGEASEGALSAAQGVLDRGELFGIFPEGTRSRDGVLHKGHTGVARLALRAGCPIYPVGIRGTREIQPPDALVPRPFLAAQIRIGRPIKVTRYLDRASDRLVLRSITDEVMFEIRELSGQEYVDAYATKTSENLPTDVARLPGPVEGPAVIAAAFA from the coding sequence ATGCCGCAGCGAGAACCTGGACACCTGCAGGACGTGGGCCGGCGCGTCCTCGGGCCCGTCCGCAAGTTCCTGTGGCGCATCCACGTCGAGGGCCTCGACCGCCTGCCGGCGACCGGGCCGGCGATCCTCGCCCCGAACCACGTCTCGTTCCTCGACTCGGCGTTCCTGATGCTCACCCTTCCCCGCCGCATCACGTTCGTCGGCAAGGCCGAGTACATGGACTCGTGGAAGACGAAGCACCTGTTCCCGGCCATGGGGATGATCCCCATCGACCGGTCCGGTGGCGAGGCCAGCGAGGGCGCGCTCAGCGCGGCCCAGGGGGTGCTCGACCGCGGCGAGCTGTTCGGGATCTTCCCCGAGGGCACCCGCTCGCGCGACGGGGTGCTCCACAAGGGCCACACCGGCGTGGCCCGCCTGGCCCTGCGGGCCGGCTGCCCCATCTACCCGGTGGGGATCCGCGGCACGCGCGAGATCCAGCCGCCCGACGCCCTGGTGCCCCGGCCGTTCCTGGCTGCCCAGATCCGGATCGGCCGGCCCATCAAGGTCACGCGCTACCTCGACCGGGCGAGCGATCGGCTCGTCCTCCGCAGCATCACCGACGAGGTGATGTTCGAGATCCGCGAGCTCTCGGGCCAGGAGTACGTCGACGCGTACGCCACCAAGACGTCGGAGAACCTGCCCACCGACGTGGCCAGGCTGCCGGGGCCGGTCGAGGGCCCGGCGGTGATCGCCGCCGCCTTCGCCTGA